One Pangasianodon hypophthalmus isolate fPanHyp1 chromosome 7, fPanHyp1.pri, whole genome shotgun sequence genomic window, ctccctctctctctctccctctctcactccctctctctctcactctctctctctctcactctctctctctctctccctctctctctctctctctctctctctctctcactccctctctctccctctctcactctctctccctctctctctcactctctctctctcactccctctctctcgcactccctctctctctcactctctctccctctctctctctctccctctccctctctctctccctctctcactctctctctctcactccctctctcactctctctctctctctctctcctgatgaTATAAAAGGCTTCGGCTTTATCCCGATTCTCTTTAGCTCACTTTATTAGTGCACTTAACCGAGCGCACTAATCCCTAATCCCACAGAgagaataaacaacaacaagTTCAGGAAACTCGATCAAACATAAATACTGTAACGTAATCTAACGTAAAGGTAACTATGATGTATAATCTATATATGATATCtatctatttaaatataaaactatatttaaaaacgTGTTAATCTGAGGAAAAATAActcatatattaataatatataaaaaataatataaaatattttaatatgaatatatatattaatattgtgtTGTCTGAATGTAGAGAATGCAAATATCTCTTAATTTATTCTCACTATGTTCAAACACATacactgttttgtttaattattagtttatatatatacggaaattattatacacacaaatataattaatataaataatataattaatataaataatataaataatagaattaatataaataatataaataatataaataatgcagATTCAGTGATACAGTTgctgctgtttgtgtttgtctctgCAGAAGAATCAGTGTTTCTCATTTCCCTCAGAGGAACAAGAGGACAGAGaggtaacacatacacacacatacacacacacacacacacactcacacacacacacacacacacacactcacacacacacatacacacacatatacacacacactcacacacacactcacacacacactcacacacacacacacacacacacactcacacacacacatacacacacatatacacacacactcacacacacacacacactcacacacactcacacacacacactcacacactcacacacacacatatacacacacacacacacacactcacagacacatacacacacacacacacacatacacacacaaacactcacacgcacacacacacacacacacacatatacacacacatacacacacacacacacacacactcacacacacactcacacacacacacacactcacacacacactcacacacacacacacactcacacactcacacactcacacacacacatatacacacacacacacacactcacagacacatacacacacacacacacacatacacacacatatacacacacaaacactcacacgcacacacacacatatacacacacatacacacacacacacacacacacacatatacacacacatatgcacacacacacatatacacacacatacacacacacacacacacacacacacacatatacacacacacacacacacacacacacacgcacgcactaattaattaattaattctgtcTCTATAGTGAACACTGCTGCATAAAAGGACGTTTATATTTCACCAATAATTCTTCagtttatctttatttaaatcTCTGTGGAACCCAAAGAGCTACACGCTTCTGAGTAGAACATTTAGAGCAGAACAGAAAGACCGAACTCCAGACTGTCAGTTTCTCTTCACGACTTTTCTTCAGAATTAAAACGGCAATCTCGCGTTTCTGGACGCAGTTCCGTCTCGgcgtgaggaagaggaggaggaggtcaCGCATATAAAACTACTATATAAGACGTTTACACGTTTAGCTAACCGCTAGCTAGCTCTCATTTCGGTGGCCAATCGGGTGGCTGTGTGCGTTGCCATGGAGACGTCCCATTTCTAAATGAACACACTTCATCTCATGACACGCAACTGACTCGAAGAGTTAAAGGCAAAGCAGATGAAGAAGCGTCAGTAATAACCAATGAGACGCCTCGATACTAATCCCAGTGAGAACATCTCGCTCACGTTCCTGTTCCTCAGAGTCTCAGAGGAAATGATTTATTACGGTTCTCATCTGCTTTACTTCCTGTAGCACTCAGAAGAAAgaagtttaataaaaagaaatgaaataaagactATATTTCCCACGTGCCCTTTACATCAATCCCCAGAACCCTAAACCGTGTTTTTCTCCCTCAGCGTCTGGGCGAGCTTCTCCTGTCCTTTCTGGATCGTGACGTCCAGCCGTCGTGTAAGCTGGCGTGTCTGGAGACGATCCGCATCCTGTCGCGTGATAAAAGCAGCCTGGCTCCGTTCTCCAGCCGCCGCGCCATCCACACGCTCGCGCGTCACGCCGCACTAGCGCCCGGCGAGGGATTCGGGCCACAAGTCGCCGACCTGGACGTGATCGTGGAGGCGCTGAAGTGTCTCTGCAACGTCATCCTGAACAGCATCGAGGCACAGGAAGCCGCCGCCCACTTGGAGCTCATGGTGGGCGTGGCCGAGCGTCTGAAACAGTGCCGCGAGTCTCAGTGGAGCGCGGACGTGCGCTTCTTCGACCTGCGCCTGGCGTTCCTGCTCACGGCGCTGCGTGTGGACGTGAGGGCTCAGCTGGCCCGGGAGCTCAGGGGCGCTCGGATTCTGGCCGACGCCCTCGACGCCACGCTCGGCCTGCAGTGGACCGACGCCTACGAGGTTTCCCGCTCTGAAGCGCAGGGGCCGAACGATCTCCCGCCGCTCGGGAGGAGCGAGACGGAGCGAGCCATGGAGATCCTGAAGATCCTCTTCAACATCACGTACGATACGGGACGCCGCAAAGTGGACGAGGTGAGAGACAGTCACGTGACGAGACGCGTTTATAcgtttatatcctttatatgtTGGTAGTCTGGCAACCcctagtctgtgtgtgtgtgagatgatgtaatcaggtgtgtgtgtgtgtgtgtgtgtgtgtgtgtgtgtgagatgatgtaatcaggtgtgtatgtgtgtgtgtgtgtgtgtgatgatgatctagtaaggtgtgtgtgtgtgtgtgtgatgatgatgtagtaaggtgtgtgtgtgtgtgtgtgtgtgatgatgatgtagtaagttatgtgtgtgtgtgatgatgatgtaataaggtgtgtgtgtgtgtgtgtgtgtgatgatgatgtaataaggtgtgtgtgtgtgagataatgaTGTagtaagttgtgtgtgtgtgtgatgatgatgatgtaatcaggtgtgtgtgtgtgtgtgtgtgtgtgtgtgagatgatgtaataaggtgtgtgtgtgtgtgagagatgatgtaataaggtgtgtgtgtgtgagatgatgtaatcaggtgtgtgtgtgtgtgtgtgtgatggttgcAGGAGGAGGCGGCGACGTACAGACACCTGGGAGCAATACTGAGACACTGTTTAATGAGTACAGCAGAGGGCGAGGAACGCACAGACGAGTTCCACaggtgtgtaaagtgtgtgtgagtgtgagtgtgtgtgtgagtgtgtgagtgagtgtgtgtgagtgtgtgtgtgtgtgtgttacacttctAACCCATGACTCTTGCGAAATCCTTCATCTTTTATTTTGGTTGAATCCCAAATAGCTTCTTATTTATAGATTCTCACTGCACAGGGTTTAATAAAATCTCCtacagtccacacacacacacacacacacacacatttcatctcCTCGATCTAGTGTCTGAAAACGCTGTAATATGGTGTgataaccgtgtgtgtgtgtgtgtgtgtgtgtgtgcagtcacaCAGTGAACCTGTTAGGGAATCTCCCCCTGCCGTGTTTGGACGTGTTGCTGATGCCCAAAGTGCAGCTCGGCTCCATCGAGTACATGGGAGTGAACATGGACGCCGTGAACAAACTGCTGGAGTTCATGGAGAAGAGACTggacagagtgagtgtgtgtgagcgtgtgtgtgtgtgtgtgtgtgttataacacTGTTATTAAGTACACTGTGTGGTATAGACAAAGTGGTGAGTTTTGCAGAGGCAGGAGTTTTGTTGCACCTGCTCCTCACCTGCTCCTCACCTGCTCCTCACCTGCTCCTCACCTGCTCCTCACCTGTGCAGGTTTTAGTCAGTGAGTTGTTTTTGTCCCACGGTGCAGCGCTGTGGGGATTTCTGCTCCAGCTGGGACtcgtgtttaaaaaaacatgactacACTTCTTCACCTGTTTACCTGTTCACCTGTTTACCTCTTCACCTCTTCATCTGTTTATCTTCTCACCTGTTTACCTATTTACCTCTTCACCTATTTACCTCTTCACCTGTTTACCTTCTCACCTGTTTACCTATTTACCTCTTCACCTGTTTACCTCTTCATCTGTTTACCTACTCACCTGTTTACCTTCTCACCTGTTTACCTATTTACCTCTTCACCTGTTTACCTCTTCACCTGTTTACCTCATCTGTTTATATCCCCGCCTGTTTATCTGTTTACCTGTTCCCTTGTTTACCTCCTCACCTGTTTACCCTTTGCACCTGTTCACGGTTtctgtgtgctgtgttttaGGGGAATAAGCTGAAGGAGACGTTGCTGCCGTGTCTCAACCTGCTGACGGAGAGCGCTCGCATCCACCGGGAGACACGCAAATTCCTACGGATGAAAGTgagagaaacaaaataaaacatttacgtCGATTAACGATCATCGAGAGAAAATTTGATGTTCATCGTAACGTTaagaattttatttctataaaattaCAGAAAGAGACACGGCGCAGTTATTCTCTGCACGAGGCTTCATTACAGACTAActgtaggggtgccaataaatttaaaataatcgctaaacagaaaatttaaattaaatacatccATGTCATtagctatttatatttatatataacaatGAGCAAATTTCAGTCAAAAGGAAACGATTTGTAGCATTCtagactctgattggtcagaaggtgttgattagttttctataacagcagaaaacctttttctcttattaagttgaagagagagaataaaaaggctggtgagggaacgagtgtttatagctgctataacgtaagcgacaacaggaactaacttgaaataacattaaatataactgtaaatggataaaaaatatgatgtgtcattgtttaataaataaaaagttgacaatagctgtggtataagaggaataaaacacttggtgacGTCTTGTTAGAGGAAAATAGTAAAACTCTGTTGTTGGTgagagtaactccgcttcgtcACATTTGTTTTGcgataactctgtgtgtgtgtgtgtgtgtgtgtgtgtgtgtgtgtgtgtgtgttcaggttctCCCCCCGCTGCGTGATGTGAAGAATAAGCCCGAGGTGGGGAACGCTCTGAGGAATAAACTGGTGCGTCTGATGACTCACATCGACACGGACGTGAAGACCTGCGCCGCTGAGTTCCTCTTCGTGTTGTGTAAAGAGAGCGGTGAGACTGTTACATTTACGTTATGTAAATGAATATATGAGATTTGAGAGGTTTgatgccctgtgtgtgtgtgtgtgtgtgtgtgtctcagtgtcccGCTTCATTAAGTACACAGGTTATGGGAACGCTGCAGGCCTGCTGGCGGCTCGAGGTCTGATGCGGGGCGGCTGGGAGCCGGGACATTACTCCGAGGACGAGGACAGCGACACGGAGGAGTACAGGGAGGCCAAGCCACAGTGAGTGTGTACCAACCTCAGTGTCACATCTCCagtgctgcgtgtgtgtgtgtgtgtgtgtgtgtgtgtgtgatgaagagtgtgtttgtgttgtgttagcATTAATCCTGTGACGGGTCGAGTGGAAGAAGAGCAGCCGAACCCGATGGAGGGAATGACGGAGGAGCAGAAGGAGTACGAGGCCATGAAGCTCGTCAGCATGTTCGACAAACTCTCCAGGTAaacactatctatctatctatctatctatctgtctgtctctatccatctatccttttatttatttattttattttattttaaaacatgactTTCTGAAAACACGTCTATAATAAATGAGTGAACTTCTACATGGAATTCGTTCCGTaacattatattcattttattactaAAACTTCAGCAAGGTTTCATTTTCAGGAGCCACGAGCGCTGGACAGAAGGCATGAACTTTGTGTTAAGAGTTTGGTGAAGTACAGTACATTTGCCACTAGGGGGCGCAGCTGACGTTTCCTCAGAGAGAAGTTACactagggggaaaaaacactgcaggagtttcatctatatttttattttaaatggctAAATATTCACTAAAAACAATATTCTTAACTAAATGTAATGATCATAACATCCCAGAAATTCCACATGGACATTCCACACTCTCGTAATTACACTTTTCCTGTTAGTTTCACTCCAATTactgaatatttcacattttaaaccTGTCATTGCTTCTCCATCAGAGTTTCATCATAGTAGAACCTGTCAGGAAcacttgaagaaccctttttttccaGAGTGTAGATATTAGGCTTGAGGATGAAACTAAACCGAGTGTTTTAGGGATAAACGTtgtgttaataattaattttgtaaaaatagATAGAAATATACTctagctgcaagcagcgattaaggggccaagcactttctggcCTTAGTGATGGAGGAAGACCAGAAGACATTGGGACCATCAGCACTTGCTCCTGAGGTTTAATGTCAAATATGTCAAGCCGTTGCTGAGatatgacatcacttcctgtttggtgactATATTATCAAATTCATTTACGCATTACGGATCAGAGAAACAAGTTTGTGCTCATGATGATTCCAGGTTTGGTGATGATTTGACAAAATGCGTAGTAgaagaaatgggaaaaaaattaaaaatggtggaaaaatCAAAATGGCGGAAATCCAATATGGCGGAAATGAACATAATGGGGTGTGTTGAAATTGGTATGACTTAAAAAAATCAGAGGAAAGTGGAATCAAGTTTCTGTAAAGTCTGGGTTTCAGAGTTATTATTGCTAATGTGTGTCCATGTTTGCCCTGTGGACTGAGTGTACTGTGGACTGACAGACTCCCATGTGGAACtctaataaaaaatgaataataacggtacctttggtgcttggccccctgaTGTTGAGCGTTATTGTCGGAAATCCCTGATGAGTTCTTCAGTTCTTTCAGTTCTGAGTATAAACGACGAGGTACACGAGCGAAACGTCACGAGTCGCTAAACGAGTGTTTAGATCTACGGGttaaaggtttgtgtgtgttttattttttaatctcagaGATCATGTGATTCAGCCCATGAAGCTCGGCCCGGATGGAAAAATGACCAAACTGGAGCCACACGAGCTTCACTGTCTCACACAGCAGCCGTTTACTGAGCGCCAGAGGAACGATGAagacgaggaggaggaagaggaggagaactCTGACTGAACGCGCTCAGAGAGACTGGTCATGTTCAGCGGTCAGGAGGAGGAAATGACCTCAGAGTGAGATTTTAAATAACAACTCAGCCCGtgatggagaacacacacacacacacatttgtcttactatctttGTGAGGACTTTGACATAATGATTAACACTGCTAATTAACGCTACGCTACACTGAAATCTAACACT contains:
- the ric8a gene encoding synembryn-A, whose amino-acid sequence is MKMDLSAIIDALETREQEAALRALQIYNKEKNQCFSFPSEEQEDRERLGELLLSFLDRDVQPSCKLACLETIRILSRDKSSLAPFSSRRAIHTLARHAALAPGEGFGPQVADLDVIVEALKCLCNVILNSIEAQEAAAHLELMVGVAERLKQCRESQWSADVRFFDLRLAFLLTALRVDVRAQLARELRGARILADALDATLGLQWTDAYEVSRSEAQGPNDLPPLGRSETERAMEILKILFNITYDTGRRKVDEEEAATYRHLGAILRHCLMSTAEGEERTDEFHSHTVNLLGNLPLPCLDVLLMPKVQLGSIEYMGVNMDAVNKLLEFMEKRLDRGNKLKETLLPCLNLLTESARIHRETRKFLRMKVLPPLRDVKNKPEVGNALRNKLVRLMTHIDTDVKTCAAEFLFVLCKESVSRFIKYTGYGNAAGLLAARGLMRGGWEPGHYSEDEDSDTEEYREAKPHINPVTGRVEEEQPNPMEGMTEEQKEYEAMKLVSMFDKLSRDHVIQPMKLGPDGKMTKLEPHELHCLTQQPFTERQRNDEDEEEEEEENSD